In the Colletotrichum lupini chromosome 4, complete sequence genome, CCGCGGCTACCTCACCGGCTCCGCCTGGAATGAATACAAGTCAAAGGGCACCGTCCACGGCATCCCCGTCCCCGCCGGCATGCAACAATCCCAAGCCTTCGCCACGCCCCTCTACACCCCCTCCACAAAGGCAGAACAGGGCGAGCACGACGAGAACATCCACCCGGACGAGGCCGTCAAGCTCGTCGGAGCCAAGTACGCCAACCGCGTCGAGGAGCTCGCCCTCCAGCTCTACGCCGCGGCGCGCGACTACGCCGCCGAGCGCGGCATCATCCTCGCCGACACCAAGTTCGAGTTCGGCGTCGACCCGGACACGGACGTGGTCGTGCTCGTGGACGAGGTGCTCACGCCCGACAGCAGTCGGTACTGGCCTGCTGCTGGGTACGCTGTCGGCCGCGACCAGGAGAGCTTCGATAAGCAGTTTATTCGCAACTGGTTGATTGAGCAGGGGCTCAAGGGGAAGGAGGGAGTTGCGCTGCCCGAGGATGTGTGCAAGGCTACGGCGGAGAAGTATAAGGATGTGTTTGTCAAGTTGGTGGGGAAGAGCTTTGATGAGGTTGTGGCGTGAGGGGAGTGCTGAGGGGATGGACAGTCGTGTTTACTATCAGTCTTTTGCTATATTACAGTCTCTGGAATTGCTACCTAGAGTCAAAAAGAACTGGGAATGGCATAAGAATAGAAAAGAAGTTCTTTTGATGTGTGTGATCGTGAGGTAGTAACGCTCGCTCGATTGTCGGAAAAGCGTATAGTACAGAATGAACATCCCGAACGAGCTATAATACAACGCAATTGCAACCTTAAAGCGGCCGCCAATAGTGAGAAATCACCAATTCCCTCCCGTCTTTTCTTCCAAACTTTTCTCAAGATCGTGCGCCGGGCATGAAGTGCGAATGGGGCTCGACGAGTTGCTCGAAATGTCCAACATCTCTTTGGCATCCTCAAAAACCAGAAAATCTGATGAGCTGTCCTCTTCAGACTCGATTTCATAACCCAAAGGGTTCAGCAAACCCGACTCCATGAGCTCGTCAATGCTTCCATGGGCTTTGGCTTCCATTTTCAGCACCGATAGCAACTCATCAAAGGCTACGCTCAGCTCATCTGACGAGTCATTACGCCCATCGATGACTTCCTTGTAGTGATCCAGTATATACGTTTTGTCAGGATAGCTTCGAAGATGCTCGGCTGCCGTTAAGAGAAGTATTGTTTCGACGTCGGCATATCTAGCGACTGTCTCCAAGAGGTTGGGTCCCTTCAGTCTTGGGCACTCGTTGTAGTCGAACCATCTCTCGAGAAGGAGTTTCAGAACGCTATGGTTGTTGTATTGAATTGCTGCAGTCAGGGGTGTTTGGCCAGCTTTCGAAGTCGCGTTGATGTCGGCTCCGTATTCCAGGAGAAGCATTGCATGAGCGGCGCTGTTTCCCCTCGCAACATGCAGGAGTGGTGTGACGCCATCCACACCGCTCGCTTCAATTTTTGCGTTAAAATCCAGTAAAGTCTTCATTAGGACCGGGTCCGGCGCGTTACGTGCGGCGCAATTGAGCGGTGTGCCGAATTTGACCGACGGTGGCAGTTCGGGATCCGGTAGTGCTCCGGCCTCCAGAAGAAGTCGAACACACACTGACTGGTTCTGATTAGCAGCGAGAGTGAGTGGCGTATTGAGTTTCTTGTCCATGTTATTGGGATCAGCACCCCAGCTGAGGAGTGTCACCACGGCTCGCTCGTCGCCTCTCGCTGCTGCCCACTGCAGTGCTGTCCGTCCTGTGCCGTCTGGAAAGTCTAATGACTTTGGGTCCTGCCGTATTTCCTCTTCTAAATCACCGATACAAAGGCCTAGGACAATCTTATGAATACGAGCAAAGTTTTGGCGTTCATTGAAATCACTACCCTCCGCAATGAGCCGAAGAATCTCAATGACTTCCTGTGAGATGTTGGCCCGCAGTATTATGTCTCCTGCCTTGTCGCTTGGGCAATCATCACTTGGTGCAATCGGCCTGTAAGTCAACATGTTTAGTACATCACAAGGTATTGCGAGAAATCGTCGAGTTGTTGGCATACTTATAGGTTGGATCTGCCCCTGCAGACATCAGAAACTTGCATGTCTCATACTGTTGCCCATACAGCGCCCACTAAATACTGTTAGCAACATGCCCTGAATTGACAAAGAGCCTGCTTCACTTACTCGGAGAAGAGAGTATCCTCGCGTTGAGCTAACATCACGAGGCGATGCTAGTCCCTGACCAAACAAACTCTTCAAGCCTTGTATATTTCCATCAAGCGCATAGCTCACACATTGCGATGAATCCGGTACGCGTCGCAAGGTGCTCAGTTGAAGGGAAGGGCCAACATTCGCTTCGTACGATAGATGTAGACGAATGATTTGAGACCAGCACACCCCCAATGGAAACCAATATTCAACATTGACCGCCGGTGTCTGCCCCTTAATACACGCTGCTGAGTCGCATTTGGTGTTCAGCAAAGGCAGCCCGCTGTAACCTAGCATCAGCTGGCCAACCATACGGTCCATGAATGACGGGGACTTTCTGAGCTTTGAGGAGTGGCAAGAGCAAAGACAGGTCGACTGACACGTTGTACGATTCTGGCGTAGACGAACTCCGACAGACGCAGACTTTTCTTGGATTCGCGCAGCCGAAGCTGGGCTGACGGCTCGGACGACACGTCTCCTCGCAGGCGGCGTCGATGCATTGTAAAGTCGGCCGACCTGAGTGACTTGTGAGGTATGTATGTCTGTTGCCTGGGCTTGAAGAAGTGCCTCAAGCTTGTTTAAACGCTCATCGACTTGGGAGTATGACCTGTTTAACGACTCCTTCATTGTGCCGTGATGTTCATTAAGCAGAGCTTGTATGAAATCGTCTTGCGCTTCCTTCTCGGGGTAAACTGAGTCCTTCGAGTGCGATATTTTCAAGCTGAGCTCTTCTAAACAGAGACGGACGTGCATCATATCTTGTCTGGTGAAAGTCAGCCACATGAGCCCTTAGATATGGGTTCGATACGTTTCAAGAGCCGACTCACGAATTTGACGCGCCCAGGAGGACATTCAGACTTGATTTTACTTGCTTGATCTGCTCCTGAAGCGAGGACACGGTGCCTTGCTCTCTCCTCCACATTAGTACACGAGAAATAGCCTCTTTCTTCTTCGTTCCGGTTGCTAGAAGACGCTCGAGGATTGCTTTCAGGTCTACCAAGACATTATTCCCTCTAACCAAGAGGGGCAGCAGCGTCGATTCACCGTAGGCATCCTGCCCGGAGACCCTTCTGTCCTTGACAGCGATGGCAACTTGCTGTAACACAACATTGAAGTCTTGGATTTCGTTGCTCAGCGCATGCATGCGGCCGGGTAAAGAATCCCAGTCTTCCCGAATCCCAGCGAGGAGGTTGGCAACTTGCGCCGCTACGGTCGTTATCGCAATGATGCCTGCTGAAATCGACAAAGGATCCATTATGAAAGACTGGTGTTGCGTGGACCCTGTCGCACAGAAGCGGGGAAGTTTGGCAAGGTGAGGAATGACTTGTTTGCTTGAGGTGGCAAGACGACACCGAGCCGCGAGGCTGCAGGCTGGATGTGAACCAACAGAGGATAGCCATTGAGTGCTATCAGCTACAATGTGCAGATGAACACGTGATGCCTGCAAGGGTCTTTTAACGAGACATACCTTTACCCCGCGCTTAGCCATGTTCATCTCTCACCCAACGCGAACGAGGACGTGGTGTTTTTACCGTCCCAATCGAATAGAGTCAGCACAAGCGACCAGAGCAGCCATTCTAGTTTGGCCGGTTGCCAATATGGTGTCTCTTGATGGCCAACCGTCACCAGGACTAACGAATACCTTTGGAACTCAAATGCGAGAGGAGTGCTTCACTTTCTCTGAGGGTTATCGACCACTTAATCATGGTTCATTTGGGACTTTCCCAAAAGAGGTTCGGGATTACCAAAGGCAATTGCAGGACGAGAGCGAAGCGCGGCCAGACACATTTATACGTTATACCTACCTCAAGCTTCTCAAAGAGAGCAAGATAGCTGTTGCATCGCTCCTAGGAGCGGATCCCGGCGAAGTTGTGCTTGTTCAGAACGCAACCACTGGAGTCAATACTGTGCTTCGCAACGTGGATTTTCAACCCAGCGATACAATCCTTCACTTCGGAACCATCTATGGTGCTTGCTCTAAGACGATTCAATCACTGTCAGAAGACCGTCCGCTCTCATCATACGCAATTGACATAACGTATCCAATCGACGATGATGAGATTCTGTGGCGGTTCCGAAGTGCGATTGACGAGGTCAAGAGTCAGGGAAAGACCCCGAGACTCGCTATGTTCGACACAGTTCTCACATTCCCCGGAGCCCGATTTCCTTTCGAAAGGCTAGTGGCGACCTGCAAAGAGCTTGGGATTTTGAGTTTCATCGATGGAGCTCATGGTGTCGGTCACATCGATCTGACTCACCTCGGTGATGTTAGTCCGGACTTCTTTATCAGCAACTGCTACAAGTAAGCCAACCTGCAACACCGCTTCGAAGAATATTGTAACGCTAACTTCGAGTTGGGTGGTTGATGGTCCCGAGGGGATGTGCCGTCCTATATGTCCCGTTCCGGAACCAACACATGATTTCCTCGACAGTGCCCACATCATGGGGCTACGAGATCAAAGAGGAGAGAGACAAGATGGATCATCGAGCCTATTTCTCCAGACTGTTTGACAAGATATCCACCACAGACAACACGCCTTACTGCTGTATACCCAAAGCACTCGACTTTCGGAATCGAGTCTGTGGTGGCGAAGCAAAGCTTCGCGAGTACTGCGAGGACCTTGCGCTTCGAGGCGGTGACAGAATGGCAAAGATTCTCGGCACAGAAGTCCTAGGCGCTTCTTCGGCATCATTTCGGCGGTGCTGCTTCGTCAATGTTCAGCTTCCTCTATCTCTAAAGGAACTCGACGTCGACGCATCATCAGGACTAGGCATCGCGAAATGGATGCAAGAACTAACGCCAGCTGAGTATGAGACTTACATCCCCATTAAGTTCTACGCAGGCGGCTTTTGGTGTAGGATCAGTGGTCAGGTGTACTTGACGGTGGAAGATTTCGAGTGGGCGGCAGAGACTTTGCTCCTAATCTGCAAGCGGGCAAAGGCCGGGGAGTGGAAATGAAGAATGAATGCAATTCTTTCACCATGGATGACTTGTGGCAGGATTACTGGGATTCGAGGAGATCCCGTGAGATTTTTCTGTCTCAGTAAATCATGACACTATGCTTCACAGATCTATGAATCCAGCCTAGTACTTATTCAGCTTTCGATAGAATATGATGATATATGTCCAATGCTAGTGGAAGCGCATGGTTGGAACCAATAGTTGGTCAGTCACCTCACTTATTGTACGTATAAACATGAACAATGAAAGATTtcttactactttaataagaagcaACTATCTAGTCATGATATATAAACTGGTCAACAAGCTGTGCTATGCCACCCACAGTCGCCAAAATGCCCACCCCCGCCGCGCCTAAGCCCGCCCGCCCAAGCGTGCCGAAACCTTTCGCCCAGGTTCCGACGGCGGTCGTAATCCCCCTGAACATCTGCGTGTTCTGGGCGACTGGCAAGCCAGCCGAGAGGGTGCCGGTCATGATGTCCATCACCAGGTCCAGCGAGGTCACCTCGTTGTGGGTGCCATATGCCCAATTATCAGCGGCGTTGGTAGCAAAGTTCTGACCGACGTTGGCGCTCGGGTTCAAGCCTAGACGGAGTGCGAATTGCTTCATGGCCAGCACGCTCGGGCTGGGACGTGCCGCGCCGCCGGTAGCCTCAGCCAGCGCCGTCGTCTTCGCTCCCTGTGCTCCATCTGATGCTGCCGCCGCCCCATAGTTGGTGCCGGTATTGGACCGCGCAACGCGCGACGTTGATATCAACGGCTCGTCCGGGTCGACGAGCGGTTCAGACCTGCGCGTGGCGAGACCGGCGGCTTCCTGCTCCTGGTCGACGAGTATGTTGGCATTGGCGCTGGTGTCTTCGGCGACCTCGGGGGCCACGACATCGCTAATGTCGGATACAGCGCTCCCAGCCGTCGGCCCCGTatctgccgccgccgtctcGAGGgaacccgccgccgccttggTCATGAAGCCTGCGCCACTCCAATACGCGCCCAGTCCGCCCGTGATGGCGCCCGTTACGGCTCCCACAGCGCCTCCGATGGCCACCTCGACCGCCCAGCCCTTGAAGAAGGTCCCCGCGTCCGTGACGTTGCGGTGTTTCCACGCATACGTGACCGACGCCATGCCTGCGCCCAACAGGAAGCCTGACGCACTAGACGGTAAAGATTGATAAGTCAACGTTGTTCGGGGAAACGGTACAAGTCGTCAAGATTCAAATAAGCAAGAGAACAGAAAGGAAACGATGTTACTTACGCGCCTAACCCGATCGCAGCAAGGATTGGAAGATCCGCGCCCAATGTCACAACAGTAAGGACGATAAACGCCGCGATCAAGAGCACCCCGACCACGATCGCGACCCAGAACATCCACGAAAAATGCCCGGTTGGGTCCGTATGGTTGACTGGATCATTATTCTCGAAAGTCATACGGTTCATGCCGTCCGGGTACAGCGTCTGCCGCAGGGTGAGGATGGAATCCGGGGTGGTGAAGCGGCCTGTAACCGGGTCGTACATGCGCGCGCCAAAGTCCAGCAGCTCGCTCAAGTCGTCCATGACGGCTCCCTCAAACTCACGAGAGCTGCGCGAAGTCTTGCTCCCGGTTGACTTGATCACCTGTCCGTAGTCGTCGTAAGTGATTTGCCTGATCAGACGCCTGTCGGAGCCGTCAAAGACGTGCGTTATGCTCCCTTCGTGGTTCGTCATAGGCACTCGGAATTTTCGTGATTTTTGGTCCTCTATCGGAGGGGATCCAGACACGGATGGCATAATTTTGGTCCAGACTGTGACTGCTGTTTGATCGGGAAATTTGAAGTCCTTTTTGACGGTCTTCGAGCCGTCCTTGCTGAGAATCTCCTGGTACTCTGGGCCCGCATTGATCTCGATGGACCCGTCGGGGGCTTGTCGGACGACGGTGAATAGGCCGTGATCCGAGAACATGATTGATGAGCCCTCTGAGCTTGTCGCAGAGCTCATCTTGCCATTCTCGTCGTAGGTGTAGCTCATCTCGGGGCCGTCACCATTCTTGCGCGTCGTCAGACGACCGGCAGCGTCCGAAGTGGACCAGAAGACCGTTTTGCCATCCCGGGAGCCTTCGATTCGGGTGGAATCCTCGTCCGATGAGTAGCTCAGTAACATACCGTCCTTTTCTGTCAAATCTCCCGACGAGCTGTACGAATACTTGCGGTTGACACCTTCGGCGCTGTGCGACGCGACCAGCCGCCGATCGATATAGTCGTACGCGATGGATGAGCCGCTGACACTCTCGTTAAGGCTGCTAACCTGGTCGAGCGCGTTATACACCAGGTTATGATCGACCAGCCTCTTACCTTGACCCTGCTCCTGTCCTTCCAGTAAAGTCATTCTGGTTGGCAGGCCCAGCTTGTCAAACGCAACCTCATGGTGCCACCCGCCCTGAGCCAACTCAGAACTACGGATCGTCCAGGCTGTAGGTGTGCCCGACTCGCTGAATGCAGTCGTAGATGCAGATATGTCCCAGCCGCTCTGCCCGCCGCCAACAGGAGGGGCCTGCATCTTCTTCTGGGCCAGCCTAAGTCCAGAGTAGGTTGAGTTCACCGTCGTTGAATCGGGCAGCGTCTGGGTCAGGATGCGGCCCAGACTGTCGTACGTCCACGCCGATTTGAGCACAACAGATTTGGAACCGTCCCAAAAGGGCACATCACCCGTCAACTTGAGGGATTGGCCCGTTTTACGGGCCGCTTCGTCGTAGGTGTATTTGTACTCGAGCTTCCGCACCGCCCGCGACTTCCCGGCCGCGTCGACTGTGTCGGGACTGCACTCGATCGTAACGCCGGCGAGCAAGCCCTTCCCGGTGCCCGGCTCCTCGAATCGGAACCTCGTGGTCCGTATGACACCGCCCTTAGGGTCTTTGCCGACGATTTGGACCGTTCTTCCCATCGCGTCGTACGTTCGCTCCAGGGCCTCTCCAAGCACGTTGACCTCCCTGACGAGACGGCCGCTCCCGTCGTAGGAGCGTGTCAGACCCCTTGTTCTCTTAAGCGGGTTCTGATATGGGTCGTTGATCTCGACGACGCAACCTAGAGAGTTATACTTGCGCTGTTCGACACGGCCGCCCGCATCGGTGAGCTCGACGAGCCGGCCCCGTCCATCATACTTCCATGTCTTGACCTGGCCGCTGCCGTTCCGTGACAGAACGATCTTGTCCTTGCCGTCCACACTGGCAAACTCCTGATAATCCGTCTCAATGATGGGCCTGGTACTCACCGGCGAGGAAAACTCCCCGATCAGCGCGGCGGTGCTGAAGTGGGTCGTGCGAGTAGACCCGCCCCGGCCATAGACGGCGTCTATAGCCGTGAACCCGTCGCTGGGGTTACTTGCCGGCCGTACGAGCAGCACCGCCCTGCCTAGGGCATCGAAGACGGAGAGTGTCGAGCGGGAATTGTCGGGAGCCGTACTCCAGCCTGAGGGATCGGGCGCGTACAAGGTGCTCCTCACGACGGGATTGTTTCCCGTGTCGTACTCGAAGAACGCCCACGACCTGCTGGAGGCCACAACGCCGCCGCCACTGCTTTCCGCGTCCAACTGCTCCGCGCTGCGGCGGTTGCGGCCCTTGCAGTCCACGAAGTGGGTAGCAGGTAACACCGGCATCAAAGACGGACCGGCGAACTTGGCCACGGATTTTGTGGGTGCCGGCTTCGAGGTCACCGGGTCAATGCCGGTCGTCGCGTATGATGTCTCTTGATTGCGACAGAGTCTTGAAGTCTCCAGTATCTTGCCGAAGTCTTGGCTCTTGACGCTCGTCCCGGCCGGTCCTCCGTCCCACTTGGAGTCGTCCGTGTCGGACTTGGTGGCGGTAATCGCCTTGCTTCGCTCCCGGCCCCACTCGTCCACGGTGGTGGTTTGAATGACGCCCTTCTCCGACATGTGAGCCGTTGCGACGCCGTACCTTGCGTCCCACGCGTAAGCCGTCTTGAGGTCGACGCCTGTCCCCTTGAGCGTGGTTCCGACAACATACTGGGGGTAGAGGCCATCATATGTCATTATCGTCGACAGACCGCTAGTGCTGGTCTCGGCCAGCAAATTGCCAAAAGCATCATATCCGAGGGTGGACTCGACGAACTGCTGAGAGTCCGAGGACCACAATCGCTGTGTCGTGATGAATCCTTGGTCATTGTACACGAACTGAGTCAGGCTGAGATCTGAGGAGGAAGAGTACGTGCTGAAGTTATTGCTTCCCGCATTGGAGGTAACCTTGGTGGCAGCGGTAAGGCCTTGAACGCCTAACCGAGTGGTGGGAGCGTACTGGCTAAACTTCCACTGCTCTCCAAGCCGCGTCTTATTCTTGGTGGGCTCGCTGATCTCATACGAGTACTCTACCGTCCTATCCCTCGACTCACCGTCATACCCAAACTCCGTCATCAAGAGGCGCTCCGCCACTTTGCCCAAATCATCAAAGTAAGTCCTTGCTCTCAATGTAGCAGGCGGCTCTGCCACTACGCTTGACCGCCTCGAAGTCGTTGGAGACGGACTTGAGCAGGATCAGTTCGTCCCCGGCCCACGTTGACTGGTGACTCTTTTCCAGCCTCTTGATACGTCGTTGGAGAGCTATTGGAGAGCTGCCGTACGTGTCGCGGGTCTTGACAAGCCCGCAGAGAGGCCACTCCTGGAAGTAAGTCGTGAGAGCACGCACGCCAGACACGGTCTCGGTGCGCGAGACTTTCTCAAAGCTGGACCAGCTTCTTCTCTTGACGTCAAAAGCACCGTTATGGTACTTGTACTCGTAGTTGGCAGAGTAAGGAAGCGGATTGACGCTGGCATCGTTGTCCTCGCGGACGCGAGTCACGAGGTAGGCTGGAATGGCGATACATCGCACATTCTCATCGTCGTCTGCAGGACGGTACGTCTTGTAATCGACACCAGACTCGTATACCTCGGCCCGCGTGGCGGAGCCATATTCGATTGTGGACCGTAAACCGATCGGACTGGTGACGGTTTGAAGGTGGTCAGAGAGCTGGACGTTGTTGTAGATGGGGCGGACGACGGCGTGATTGTCGTATAAAGAGTAGGCGAGCCACCCACAGCGCGACACCCCGTTCAGGTCGATAGGCGTCAGGTGTAGTTGGTCTGCTGGATCGCCCAGCGAGGCGCCGCCGGTCTGGACGAGAGGCCGTGAAAGGGCCCGGAAGGAGCCCAGCTGGCCGTTACTGTTACCGACGGCCAAGATACAATTCCAGGTCTTATTGTCGGCGTTCGGGTATGCGTACGCAATGCCACCAAAACGGGCACTGGAGGGGTTCACGGCAAAGACGCGGCCCAGGTCCATCGGTTTCGCCGATGTGACGACAGAGGTCTGCTCGGGCTGCCGCGCGAAATTGCCGTTGGAGTCGTGGAGAAAAGTTGTTGTGGTCATGGTGAAGGTAGCAGTATCTCCGCCCCCACAGCTGGCAACGCGTGCGGTACAGACAACAATATCCAGACATCCATCGCCGTTGACGTCGCAGACAGCCGTCGAGCGCCGGACCTTGTCCTCGGGCACGTAAGTCAGGATGGGCTGGGAGCTCAGGAGGCTGAAGGCTTGCCCTTCCGAATTGTGCTGCATAGAGCCCATGCTAATAACGTCTACCCATAAACATCGAGACCCAACACCGGCGGAACCTTCCATTACGTGGACGAGGGCTGGCGCGCAGGTCATGTCGTTATGGAAGACAAAATGTTCGATGGTAAGCCCTCGTACCGGCCACGCAGGCGACTGGCGTGACGGGGGTATGGCATTGGGCCGCGTTATCATGGCGGCCACATCATGAAAGGTGCGGAGGGAGTAGGTGCGAGCACCATGATCAGTTATCATTTGCAAAATGTCTATCTGGCCGTCACCAGTGGTATCGGCGAGCAAGAAACGGCTGCCGTGTTGCCAGGCGAAACCTGACGTGATGATGATGGGCTTGTCGAACCCTTGGCCGTTGGCGCGCAGAACGGCAAAGGACAGGGCATTTCTTTGGGAATCTCTGTACGGGATGACGAGGTCCGAACGGCCGTCGTGGTTGAGATCGGCCACTAGAATATCGGGGATGTTGTTAACGTCTGTCCAGGGCAACTGAACTGGAGCATGCCCAACGTCCATGCCGAGGTTCTTGTCGTGAGGCCACTGCAGTTTTGGGGGTGTATACGTCTGAGAGGACTGCTCTTGATGTGAAGGCATCGCGGCCAAGGTGCGCACTTGGAAGAGGCCGCTGGGACTAGGCAGCTCCAGACAGACGAGATCACTGTAGCCGCGACCTGTGGTATCAAGGGGCAGGATAGCGGCAGGGGCGGCGCCAGTACGCAGGGTGAAGGCGCCGGCCGGGTCCTGGGCGAAAGGCGATGTTCCGGCGGCCGAGTCATTGGCCGCGGTATATGTGAAGGTTGTCGGTGTGAGCGCATTCTTATTTGAGCCACGCTCCGTGATGGAGGCGAGAAGGGACTCGCCGCTGGCAGGAGACGACGTGTAGGTGAGATCAAAAGCCCTGGCCAGATCTGACTGTTGGGCGCTGTCAGGACTGCCAACACGAGCCTCGATGCGTTCGAGCCTGTAGCCAATGTTGCGCAGCTGACCATGGCGGACAACAACGGCACGATCTGGGCGGGTGTTGTAGAGGAAAGTCAACCAACAACGGCCCTTGTAGCCGTTGCGGGGGTTGCTGGTGTACTGGATGGTGTCGATATACGACACTTGTGTAGACGACGTCGACGACGATCCTTTCTCTGACGGCGGACGAGAGCCTCCAGCAGCCAGACCAGGAGACTGGGAATAGTGGTAGGTGACAGTGTTCCCATGGACGTCTGTAGTACTGCTGAGACGCCACTGACCGGGCAGCAGCCGACTGTCTGGCGTGGTGCCGTACTCTTTCGTGCGGCCATCAGTATCTAGGAGTTGGAAACCTCCAGATGCCAGAGATATGACGACCTGGCCCGCGTCGACCTGGGTACAGTAGCGCGCGTCTCCCGTGCCATAGGAGCCCTGGAAGCAGATGAGCTCTGCACCATCGACGGCTAGACGCCAGGGAACGGGCACCTCCTTGCTGGCAAGAAAGTCTGGGTGCTGACGGATCGCGCGAGATGGCGCAACTCTCTCGATGGAAGACAAGCCCGCAACCGCCCAGCGGAGGCCACAAGTGCCGGCAGCATCGCGGGTTTGCGAGTACTGCAGACTGAGCTTGGGAGTATTTCCCTGCCCGATACCAGAGGGGACGGTGATGGGGAAAGAATAGCTGGCGTGGCCATTGGCGTCAACGGCGAGAGCGCCTGAGGGTCTATCCATGAGTTTCCTGTAGAATGTACGAAAGAGTACCGTAATTCAGTCCGACGATGTGCGACTGCTAGCTTCGTCTCTTCGATTCTGCAATTCTGTAACAAAAGTAAGTGGTGTGTAGTAAGTGTTTGACAGAGAGATTTCCGACTTAGATACTTACACGACGGTTGGATGAATGAGTTGGTTGACAAACACACACAAAAGACGAATAAGAAACAATTAGTCTATCCCTTTGGACGTGAAGCTTTTCAGCTAAGCAGTGATGCGCCACAACTCCATCCCTGTCTTCAGCCGTCGGAGCTAGGATTTCAGCTCACTCGTGACATCTTCTAACTTTTGACAAAAACACTCCGTGAAATTCCAGCTGCCTTTCGTAGGGAAAAGCGCAGTATTGGTGAGAGGACACCTTTCTTTACCCCGTCAGCTCAGAGGCGAAGCCACTCTGCGATGCTCATAATACTCCGTCTTAACCCGTTCAATATTGATTGCCAACCAGTGAGGTAGTCGTCAAAATAGTAGCACATGCCAAACCACACTCACCTACACACGCGCACACACAAGACTCTGATCTTAGTCCGCAACAA is a window encoding:
- a CDS encoding ankyrin repeat domain-containing protein codes for the protein MDPLSISAGIIAITTVAAQVANLLAGIREDWDSLPGRMHALSNEIQDFNVVLQQVAIAVKDRRVSGQDAYGESTLLPLLVRGNNVLVDLKAILERLLATGTKKKEAISRVLMWRREQGTVSSLQEQIKQVKSSLNVLLGASNSQDMMHVRLCLEELSLKISHSKDSVYPEKEAQDDFIQALLNEHHGTMKESLNRSADFTMHRRRLRGDVSSEPSAQLRLRESKKSLRLSEFVYARIWALYGQQYETCKFLMSAGADPTYKPIAPSDDCPSDKAGDIILRANISQEVIEILRLIAEGSDFNERQNFARIHKIVLGLCIGDLEEEIRQDPKSLDFPDGTGRTALQWAAARGDERAVVTLLSWGADPNNMDKKLNTPLTLAANQNQSVCVRLLLEAGALPDPELPPSVKFGTPLNCAARNAPDPVLMKTLLDFNAKIEASGVDGVTPLLHVARGNSAAHAMLLLEYGADINATSKAGQTPLTAAIQYNNHSVLKLLLERWFDYNECPRLKGPNLLETVARYADVETILLLTAAEHLRSYPDKTYILDHYKEVIDGRNDSSDELSVAFDELLSVLKMEAKAHGSIDELMESGLLNPLGYEIESEEDSSSDFLVFEDAKEMLDISSNSSSPIRTSCPAHDLEKSLEEKTGGNW